The Rhodococcus triatomae genome includes a window with the following:
- a CDS encoding WS/DGAT/MGAT family O-acyltransferase: MLLPMSPLDSMFLIGESREHPMHVGGVQVFQPPEGATARDYRLLLADALAGDRIVAPKLAKRPVRGLSTLGQWAWKEDTEIDLGYHVRRHALPEPGGDAELLQLCSHLHGALLDRTRPMWEMHLIEGMADGRFAVYVKVHHSVTDGVSAMKMLRSALSEDADERDMPAPWQLGRSTRPQPAPLETSTPAALSSIPGSAVRMARSAVGEFAGMMPSLGTTVSRAVRGQGGPMSISAPQTVFNVPISGARQFAASSWPLERLRLVAKLSRCTINDVVLAMSGGALRSYLDERGALPDSPLVSMVPVSLHDQMDTTGNGIGVLMCSLATNVADPADRLAAVASCMREGKEALRSMSPTQILAMSALGASPVGVSMLLGHNTLVRPPFNVIISNVAGPKAPMFWNGARLDALHPVSIPVNGQALNITCTSNDDALSFGITGCRRAVPNLESIPARIGHELRLLEQAVGIS, translated from the coding sequence ATGTTGCTACCCATGTCACCGCTGGACTCGATGTTTCTCATCGGGGAGTCCCGTGAGCACCCCATGCACGTCGGCGGGGTGCAGGTGTTCCAGCCGCCGGAAGGCGCCACCGCGCGCGACTACCGGCTCCTGCTCGCCGACGCCCTCGCGGGCGACCGGATCGTCGCACCCAAGCTGGCGAAACGGCCGGTCCGTGGCCTGTCCACCCTCGGCCAGTGGGCGTGGAAGGAGGATACCGAGATCGATCTCGGCTACCACGTGCGCCGCCACGCGCTGCCCGAGCCGGGCGGCGATGCAGAGCTGTTGCAGCTGTGCTCGCACCTGCACGGCGCCCTCCTCGACCGCACCCGGCCGATGTGGGAGATGCATCTGATCGAGGGGATGGCCGACGGCCGCTTCGCCGTGTACGTCAAGGTCCACCATTCGGTGACGGACGGCGTCTCGGCGATGAAGATGCTGCGCAGTGCACTCAGCGAGGATGCGGACGAACGGGACATGCCGGCGCCCTGGCAGCTCGGACGCTCCACCCGGCCCCAGCCCGCGCCGCTCGAGACGTCCACACCCGCCGCGTTGTCGTCGATTCCCGGTTCCGCGGTCCGGATGGCACGCTCCGCAGTCGGCGAGTTCGCGGGGATGATGCCGTCTCTGGGCACCACCGTCTCGCGGGCGGTGCGCGGGCAGGGCGGCCCGATGTCGATCTCGGCACCTCAGACGGTCTTCAACGTCCCCATCAGCGGCGCCCGCCAGTTCGCGGCATCGAGCTGGCCGCTCGAGCGACTTCGACTGGTGGCCAAGCTTTCCCGGTGCACGATCAACGACGTCGTCCTCGCCATGTCCGGTGGAGCCCTGCGCAGCTACCTGGACGAGCGCGGCGCACTGCCGGACAGCCCCCTGGTGTCGATGGTGCCGGTGTCCCTGCACGACCAGATGGACACCACCGGCAACGGCATCGGCGTCCTCATGTGCAGCCTGGCCACGAACGTCGCGGACCCGGCGGACCGGCTCGCCGCCGTCGCGTCCTGCATGCGCGAGGGCAAGGAGGCGCTGCGGTCGATGAGCCCCACCCAGATCCTGGCGATGAGCGCGCTCGGTGCGTCGCCGGTCGGGGTCAGCATGCTTCTCGGCCACAACACGCTGGTCCGGCCGCCGTTCAACGTGATCATCTCGAACGTCGCCGGCCCCAAGGCGCCCATGTTCTGGAACGGTGCCCGGCTGGATGCCCTGCATCCGGTGTCCATCCCCGTCAACGGTCAGGCCCTCAACATCACCTGCACCAGCAACGACGACGCCCTGTCGTTCGGTATCACCGGCTGCCGTCGGGCCGTGCCGAACCTGGAGTCGATACCCGCCCGCATCGGCCACGAGTTGCGGCTGCTCGAGCAGGCTGTCGGGATCAGCTGA
- a CDS encoding oxygenase MpaB family protein produces MSAPQDTSEQFMPVLDGVGLVAGAANVIMQLGRPAVGYGVYESRVESGRLFDHPVKRTRTTLTYLAVAARGSDEEKAQYRKAVNRSHAQVRSTADSPVEYNAFDKDLQLWVAACLYRGFEDVHTAMHGPMDPADRETAYQLGSTFGTTLQMPRDMWPADREAFEKYWDAALDEVHIDDTIREHLLSVARVEFFGPVVSRLFSRINLFFTTGFLHEHFREQMRLEWTAKDQKRFDRIMRATGAVSRRLPIPVRELPYRLLLRDVRRRIAAGKPLV; encoded by the coding sequence ATGTCGGCACCACAGGACACGTCCGAGCAGTTCATGCCCGTTCTGGACGGCGTCGGGCTCGTTGCCGGCGCGGCGAACGTGATCATGCAGTTGGGCAGGCCCGCAGTCGGATACGGCGTGTACGAGAGCAGGGTCGAGAGCGGACGCCTGTTCGACCATCCGGTCAAGCGGACCCGCACGACGCTGACGTATCTGGCCGTCGCCGCGCGCGGATCGGACGAGGAGAAGGCACAGTACCGGAAGGCGGTGAACCGCTCGCACGCCCAGGTGCGCTCCACCGCCGACAGCCCGGTGGAATACAACGCGTTCGACAAGGATCTGCAGTTGTGGGTCGCGGCGTGCCTGTACCGCGGGTTCGAGGACGTGCACACGGCGATGCACGGCCCGATGGACCCGGCCGACCGCGAAACCGCGTATCAGCTGGGGTCGACATTCGGGACCACCTTGCAGATGCCGCGCGACATGTGGCCGGCGGACCGCGAGGCGTTCGAGAAGTACTGGGACGCCGCACTCGACGAGGTGCACATCGACGACACCATCCGCGAGCACCTGCTGTCCGTGGCGCGTGTGGAGTTCTTCGGTCCCGTGGTCTCGAGGCTGTTCAGCCGGATCAACCTGTTCTTCACCACGGGTTTCCTGCACGAGCATTTCCGCGAACAGATGCGGCTCGAGTGGACGGCGAAGGACCAGAAGCGTTTCGACCGGATCATGCGGGCCACCGGAGCCGTCAGCAGGCGGCTACCGATCCCCGTCCGCGAGTTGCCCTACCGCCTGCTGCTGCGGGATGTGCGCCGTCGGATCGCGGCGGGCAAGCCGCTCGTCTGA
- a CDS encoding HNH endonuclease, whose amino-acid sequence MPVKRGPGAGLRNDPVGSYDPAIAAEMARQRAAKRRTPEQAAELRAKRLQWSRIAGRMKPRVFEMYGTLCWLCQRAEATTADHVTPLSKGGSVDDLVNLRPCCASCNYARGDRDPEEFRATLRAKFPKVKPSRNWFG is encoded by the coding sequence ATGCCGGTCAAACGCGGGCCGGGTGCGGGACTCCGCAACGATCCGGTCGGGTCGTACGATCCCGCGATCGCGGCGGAGATGGCGCGGCAGCGAGCAGCGAAACGACGCACACCGGAGCAGGCGGCGGAGTTGCGCGCCAAGCGGTTGCAGTGGTCGCGGATCGCGGGCCGGATGAAACCACGCGTGTTCGAGATGTACGGCACGTTGTGCTGGTTGTGCCAGCGCGCCGAAGCAACGACGGCAGATCACGTGACACCGCTCAGTAAGGGCGGTTCGGTCGACGATCTCGTGAACTTGCGGCCCTGTTGTGCGAGCTGCAACTACGCGCGTGGTGATCGCGACCCCGAAGAGTTCCGGGCGACGTTGCGCGCGAAGTTCCCGAAGGTCAAACCGTCCCGAAACTGGTTCGGCTAG
- a CDS encoding TetR/AcrR family transcriptional regulator yields MAPTRDGPVTDRVYGGQDGEARRSERRRQLIEAALDMLGGGEALSVRGVCKRSGLATRYFYESFGDRDALAVAAYDHVVEQIVHTTLTAVAAATGVGEREIVQAAVQNIVRSLAEDPRKAHVLFSAAAADPQLAQRRLDSTRLFAGLVTRQTVDYYDVPESPHVDLTAHFMVGGFAQTLTAWLNGTVTLGEEEVVDICTELLLSLAIHTR; encoded by the coding sequence ATGGCACCCACACGAGACGGGCCGGTCACCGACCGCGTCTACGGCGGCCAGGACGGGGAGGCCCGACGCAGCGAGCGTCGCCGCCAGCTGATCGAGGCCGCTCTCGACATGCTCGGCGGTGGCGAGGCGTTGTCGGTGCGTGGAGTCTGCAAGCGGTCCGGCCTGGCCACCCGCTACTTCTACGAGAGCTTCGGCGACCGGGACGCCCTGGCCGTCGCCGCGTACGACCACGTCGTCGAACAGATCGTCCACACCACGCTCACCGCGGTGGCCGCCGCGACCGGTGTCGGGGAGCGCGAGATCGTGCAGGCCGCGGTGCAGAACATCGTCCGCAGTCTCGCCGAGGATCCCCGCAAGGCGCACGTGCTGTTCTCCGCTGCCGCGGCGGACCCGCAGCTGGCGCAGCGCCGGCTCGACAGCACGCGGTTGTTCGCCGGACTCGTGACCCGGCAGACGGTCGACTACTACGACGTCCCCGAATCCCCGCACGTCGACCTCACCGCGCACTTCATGGTCGGGGGTTTCGCGCAGACCCTCACCGCCTGGCTGAACGGCACCGTGACCCTGGGCGAGGAGGAGGTCGTGGACATCTGCACCGAACTGCTCCTCTCCCTCGCGATCCACACCCGCTAA
- a CDS encoding alpha/beta hydrolase family protein, giving the protein MSLDHRAPHGRFVVPESGDLAVLVEPEQARPRGLVLYLHGRSGDELSLFEDDRIALLDALLGAGHLVAGPNMHGDQWGNRLAQSDIAALVRWVRRRHDVPTLFVIGESMGANAAANLLRLGEIEVAATVLLAPSLSLPNVWKRGEEGRRSLTAAYGLALDGSDVLHRTAEWDAARHVPANYPPIRVYASRADRISAVDTVTAPWVEGLRRAGTDVDLIEVTGDHVSDDHIRPADVVAFFGRFLS; this is encoded by the coding sequence GTGTCCCTCGATCACCGCGCTCCGCACGGACGGTTCGTCGTGCCGGAATCGGGTGATCTCGCAGTCCTCGTCGAACCGGAGCAGGCCCGCCCGCGTGGGCTCGTCCTGTACCTGCACGGCCGGTCCGGCGACGAGCTGTCGCTGTTCGAGGACGACCGGATCGCCTTGCTCGACGCTCTGCTGGGTGCCGGCCACCTCGTCGCGGGACCGAACATGCACGGCGATCAGTGGGGAAATCGTCTGGCGCAGAGTGACATCGCGGCTCTGGTGCGATGGGTGCGGCGGCGGCACGACGTGCCGACGTTGTTCGTGATCGGCGAGTCGATGGGCGCCAACGCGGCGGCGAATCTTCTCCGGCTCGGCGAGATCGAGGTCGCGGCAACCGTTCTGCTCGCGCCGTCGCTGTCGCTGCCGAACGTGTGGAAGCGGGGCGAGGAGGGGCGCCGCTCGCTCACCGCCGCCTACGGGCTCGCCCTGGACGGCAGTGACGTGCTGCACCGGACGGCGGAGTGGGACGCGGCCCGGCACGTGCCGGCGAACTATCCGCCGATCCGCGTGTACGCCTCGCGGGCGGACCGGATCTCGGCGGTGGACACCGTCACCGCACCCTGGGTGGAGGGACTACGCCGCGCGGGCACCGATGTCGACCTGATCGAGGTCACCGGGGACCACGTCTCGGACGATCACATCCGTCCCGCCGACGTGGTCGCGTTCTTCGGCCGATTCCTCAGCTGA
- a CDS encoding helix-turn-helix domain-containing protein, producing MTTTLNADALEQIDPHGVEDVDRDEIADNRMLTLAEACDYLSVSRATIYRAAIAGKVTIYRIMGSRNATRVRFTDVEALLEPVDVSDGSTAHPTDRANRAAGTSARKQQAQARAARRARDKADNDNSGVAPEADTSRPVIQGPRRRQVGKWQRTTCPECGLSAAYSPINGRIALHYLPGAGLCTVGHRVDQTAVFIPLDDKPTEDVTR from the coding sequence ATGACAACAACACTGAACGCCGACGCTTTGGAACAGATCGACCCGCACGGCGTCGAAGACGTCGACCGTGACGAGATCGCCGACAACCGAATGTTGACCCTCGCCGAAGCCTGCGACTATCTGTCCGTCTCGCGGGCGACGATCTACCGCGCCGCGATCGCCGGGAAGGTCACAATCTACCGAATCATGGGTAGCCGCAACGCAACCCGTGTTCGTTTCACAGACGTGGAGGCACTGCTCGAACCCGTAGACGTCTCCGACGGATCGACCGCTCACCCGACCGACCGCGCCAACCGTGCGGCCGGGACGTCCGCACGCAAGCAACAGGCACAAGCTCGCGCCGCCCGCCGCGCCCGCGACAAAGCCGACAACGACAACTCCGGCGTCGCGCCCGAAGCGGACACGTCCCGGCCCGTGATTCAGGGGCCGCGACGTCGACAGGTCGGCAAGTGGCAGCGCACCACGTGCCCGGAGTGTGGACTCTCTGCCGCCTATTCACCGATCAACGGCCGGATCGCGCTGCACTACCTACCGGGCGCGGGCCTGTGCACGGTAGGGCACCGCGTCGATCAGACCGCCGTGTTCATCCCGCTCGACGACAAACCAACTGAGGACGTAACCCGTTGA
- a CDS encoding VOC family protein, producing the protein MSRMLFLNLPVKDLDASVKFFGRLGFEFNAEFTDETATAMVVNDQAMVMLLVEPKFREFLEGDIADTSKGTEALICISADSRDEVDELAGIAVAGGGSDYGTPADHGFMYGRAFRDLDGHVWEVMWMDPAVVPE; encoded by the coding sequence ATGTCCCGGATGCTGTTCCTCAACCTCCCGGTCAAGGATCTCGACGCGAGCGTGAAGTTCTTCGGGCGCTTGGGATTCGAGTTCAACGCCGAGTTCACCGACGAGACCGCGACCGCGATGGTCGTCAACGACCAGGCGATGGTCATGCTGCTCGTCGAGCCGAAGTTCCGTGAGTTCCTCGAGGGCGACATCGCCGACACCTCGAAGGGCACCGAGGCGCTGATCTGTATCTCCGCCGACAGCCGTGACGAGGTCGACGAACTCGCCGGCATCGCCGTCGCGGGAGGCGGCTCCGACTACGGCACGCCCGCGGATCACGGCTTCATGTACGGCCGTGCGTTCCGTGACCTCGACGGCCACGTCTGGGAAGTGATGTGGATGGACCCGGCCGTCGTTCCCGAGTGA
- a CDS encoding tyrosine-type recombinase/integrase, translating into MPDGSRHGAPTTFDTRKQAEDWLSSVRVDILRGVWVDPTASAVTFGDYARDWFDSRQLAPRTRDLYDGLLRRWVETELPASRGALTLADVEVGKITTAVIRRWHAAVVDAAAASAATTGPVDRRNPARVWAESDAGRQLLTTGGIPAPKRSGRLSPAVIDAYRAAGSPPIPRSTPRGDGRTQAAQAYRVVRAILTTAVDDRLLPSNPCRLPGAGTTRPAERPIVGRADVHALADAMPPYLAASVFVATWSGLRASELFALDRSRVDLDAGCLRVDRSQIVLRGRFVGYGPPKSDAGRRTVHLPAFVVAVLREHIDTHTGPGPDALVFARPDTGGPVVDSIRNRAFGKARKAIGRPDLRWHDLRHTGATMAARAGATPRELQHRLGHATGAAAAIYQHRDDARDAELARRMAG; encoded by the coding sequence ATGCCGGACGGATCGCGCCACGGCGCGCCGACGACGTTCGACACCCGCAAGCAAGCCGAAGACTGGTTGTCGTCGGTCCGCGTCGACATTCTGCGCGGCGTGTGGGTCGATCCCACCGCGTCGGCGGTGACCTTCGGCGACTACGCCCGCGACTGGTTCGACTCGCGCCAGCTCGCGCCCCGCACCCGCGACCTGTACGACGGACTGCTGCGGCGGTGGGTCGAAACGGAACTTCCCGCCAGCCGGGGCGCGCTCACCCTCGCCGACGTCGAAGTCGGCAAGATCACCACCGCCGTGATCCGCCGCTGGCACGCCGCCGTCGTCGACGCCGCCGCCGCGTCCGCCGCGACGACCGGGCCGGTCGACCGCCGCAACCCGGCGCGTGTGTGGGCAGAGTCCGACGCCGGTAGGCAACTTCTCACCACGGGCGGCATTCCGGCCCCGAAGCGCTCCGGTCGTCTGTCCCCGGCCGTGATCGACGCCTACCGGGCCGCCGGGTCGCCGCCGATACCGCGATCGACGCCACGCGGGGACGGCCGCACTCAAGCGGCGCAGGCGTACCGCGTCGTGCGCGCGATCCTGACCACTGCCGTCGACGACCGGCTCCTGCCGTCGAATCCGTGTCGTCTGCCGGGCGCGGGCACGACCCGCCCGGCGGAACGTCCGATCGTGGGCCGGGCCGACGTGCACGCCCTCGCCGACGCGATGCCGCCGTATCTGGCCGCGTCGGTGTTCGTTGCTACCTGGTCAGGGCTGCGCGCCTCCGAACTGTTCGCCCTCGACCGCTCCCGCGTCGATCTCGACGCCGGGTGTCTGCGCGTCGACCGGTCCCAGATCGTTCTGCGCGGCCGGTTCGTCGGGTACGGTCCGCCGAAGTCCGACGCCGGACGGCGGACCGTGCACCTCCCGGCGTTCGTGGTCGCGGTGCTGCGCGAGCACATCGACACCCACACCGGCCCCGGCCCCGATGCCCTGGTCTTCGCGCGCCCCGATACCGGCGGCCCCGTCGTCGACTCGATCCGTAATCGGGCATTCGGCAAGGCGCGCAAGGCAATTGGTCGCCCCGATCTGCGCTGGCACGATCTGCGGCACACCGGGGCGACGATGGCCGCCCGCGCCGGGGCGACCCCGCGCGAACTACAGCACCGGTTGGGGCACGCGACCGGGGCGGCTGCGGCGATCTACCAGCACCGCGACGACGCGCGCGATGCCGAACTCGCGCGCCGCATGGCCGGGTAA
- a CDS encoding PPOX class F420-dependent oxidoreductase, producing MSGNTFDPRNLLAESRLGILATIKSDGLPQLSPVTPFYDRDADVIYVSMTEGRAKTRNLRRDPRAALEVTSSDGWAWATAEGGVTLTGPGTDPHGPEVEALVDYYRAAAGEHPDWDEYRAVMVSDRRVLMTLTVSRVYGEKIR from the coding sequence ATGAGCGGCAACACTTTCGATCCCCGGAACCTGCTCGCGGAGAGCCGACTGGGCATCCTCGCCACCATCAAGTCGGACGGGCTCCCCCAGCTGTCACCGGTCACCCCGTTCTACGACCGGGACGCCGACGTCATCTACGTCTCGATGACCGAGGGGCGTGCCAAGACGAGGAACCTGCGCCGGGACCCGCGCGCGGCCCTCGAGGTCACCAGCAGCGACGGGTGGGCATGGGCCACGGCCGAGGGCGGAGTGACCCTCACCGGACCGGGCACCGACCCCCACGGACCGGAGGTGGAAGCCCTCGTGGACTACTACCGCGCCGCCGCGGGCGAGCATCCGGACTGGGACGAGTACCGCGCGGTGATGGTCTCCGACCGGCGGGTGCTCATGACGTTGACGGTGAGCCGGGTGTACGGCGAGAAGATCCGGTGA
- a CDS encoding helix-turn-helix domain-containing protein yields the protein MSRKIEDWVWKVPLDPSPRASVRTQRGILAFIAKHAGGSYSSWPSVRLIATPFGMTPRGVRLVLDALELQGLILRARRVTKHGDETSVRYYINHPDAPHVTGIGGGDDTFDELVAAGARQIEAVERANASNASHSNVHIRMRPRHPARDWADSDGGRAALAAAGIPAPKPRGRLSPALLSAWNNGTGNDPADPVDNPPSSASESVPESGRSGNCRSAPPLNGSSAPGELPFSTGGTAVHPLREPRREPTTEPTTDEPIGNLARAPHLTPVDKADRDDTDDDARAADDPVSS from the coding sequence GTGAGCCGCAAGATAGAAGATTGGGTTTGGAAAGTGCCGCTCGACCCCTCGCCTAGGGCGTCGGTTCGGACGCAGCGCGGAATCTTGGCATTCATCGCCAAGCACGCGGGCGGGTCCTATTCGTCGTGGCCGTCCGTTCGCCTGATCGCTACCCCGTTCGGGATGACGCCTAGGGGCGTCCGGTTGGTGCTCGACGCTCTCGAACTCCAAGGGTTGATCTTGCGCGCCCGGCGGGTCACCAAGCACGGCGACGAAACATCAGTTCGCTACTACATCAACCACCCGGACGCGCCGCACGTGACCGGCATCGGGGGCGGCGATGACACGTTCGACGAACTCGTCGCTGCGGGCGCTCGCCAGATTGAAGCGGTCGAACGGGCGAATGCGTCGAATGCGTCGCATTCGAATGTGCACATTCGAATGCGTCCACGACACCCGGCGCGCGATTGGGCGGATTCCGACGGCGGTCGCGCCGCGCTGGCCGCCGCCGGAATCCCGGCCCCGAAACCACGCGGCCGATTGTCTCCTGCCCTGCTCAGCGCATGGAACAACGGGACCGGGAACGACCCCGCCGACCCTGTGGATAACCCGCCGTCGAGCGCGTCGGAATCGGTGCCGGAATCCGGTAGGTCGGGGAACTGCCGTTCAGCACCCCCCCTGAACGGCAGTTCAGCACCGGGGGAACTGCCGTTCAGTACCGGGGGAACCGCCGTTCACCCTCTACGAGAACCAAGAAGGGAACCAACAACAGAACCAACAACAGATGAACCGATCGGGAACCTCGCGCGCGCACCTCACTTGACGCCTGTGGACAAAGCCGATCGCGACGACACCGACGACGACGCTCGGGCCGCCGACGATCCGGTGTCGTCGTGA
- a CDS encoding MFS transporter, producing the protein MTSVDSRPDAPSTPPIPSARRWWILAALSIAQLMVVLDSTIVNIALPVAQQDLGFDDGGRQWVITAYSLAFGSLLLIGGRVNDLFGRKNSFVIGLIGFAGASALGGWAPTFEVLVGARALQGVFAALLAPAALSLLTVTFAGSRDRGKAFGIFGAVAGAGAAVGLLLGGVLTEYLSWRWCLYVNVVFAGVALVGALLLFPRHVKEEHAKGLDWLGAAVVTAGLFLLVYGFSHSETNGWDDPLTIGFLAAGVALLALFVMVQRSVAHPLLPLRVLLDRVRAASYLIMLISAVGLFGVSLFLTFYLQQSLGFSPVVTGVAFLPMTVAIALAASITGSVLTTRVSPRITATAGMLLGAAGMASLTLIGTDSSYVSHVLPGLILVGLGLGLIFANGMGFATIGVDNADAGVASATVNTAQQIGGAIGIALLSSVSAAAATSFATESGPSADLAEAAAIAGFQSAFWWAAGFFLVGALVAGVLYENRIPRSEPGADPVLVH; encoded by the coding sequence ATGACCTCCGTCGACTCACGCCCCGATGCGCCCTCGACCCCACCGATCCCGTCCGCGCGCCGGTGGTGGATCCTCGCCGCCCTGTCCATCGCGCAGCTGATGGTGGTACTCGACTCCACCATCGTGAACATCGCTCTCCCCGTCGCCCAGCAGGATCTCGGGTTCGACGACGGCGGCCGGCAATGGGTGATCACCGCCTACTCGCTCGCCTTCGGCAGCCTCCTGCTCATCGGCGGCCGGGTGAACGACCTGTTCGGACGGAAGAACTCGTTCGTCATCGGGCTGATCGGATTCGCGGGCGCGTCGGCCCTCGGCGGCTGGGCACCCACATTCGAGGTCCTCGTCGGCGCCCGCGCCTTGCAGGGCGTGTTCGCGGCCCTGCTCGCCCCGGCGGCCCTGTCGCTGCTCACCGTGACCTTCGCCGGCTCCCGTGACCGGGGCAAGGCGTTCGGCATCTTCGGTGCCGTCGCCGGTGCGGGCGCGGCGGTGGGCCTGCTGCTCGGCGGCGTCCTCACCGAGTACCTCTCGTGGCGGTGGTGCCTCTACGTCAACGTGGTCTTCGCGGGCGTGGCCCTGGTGGGCGCGCTCCTGCTGTTCCCCCGCCACGTGAAGGAGGAGCACGCCAAGGGCCTGGACTGGCTGGGTGCCGCCGTCGTCACCGCGGGCCTGTTCCTGCTCGTCTACGGCTTCTCGCACTCGGAGACCAACGGCTGGGACGATCCGCTGACCATCGGATTCCTCGCCGCGGGAGTCGCGCTCCTCGCGCTGTTCGTGATGGTGCAGCGTTCGGTGGCGCATCCGCTGCTGCCGCTGCGCGTGCTCCTCGACCGGGTACGCGCCGCGTCCTACCTGATCATGCTGATCTCGGCGGTGGGACTGTTCGGGGTCTCCCTGTTCCTCACCTTCTACCTGCAGCAGTCGCTCGGATTCAGCCCCGTCGTGACCGGTGTCGCGTTCCTCCCCATGACCGTGGCGATCGCGCTCGCCGCCTCGATCACCGGATCGGTCCTGACCACCCGGGTGAGCCCGAGGATCACCGCCACCGCCGGCATGCTGCTCGGTGCCGCGGGCATGGCGTCGCTGACACTGATCGGGACGGACTCGTCCTATGTCAGCCACGTGCTGCCGGGGCTGATCCTCGTCGGGCTCGGGCTCGGGCTGATCTTCGCCAACGGCATGGGATTCGCCACCATCGGCGTCGACAACGCGGACGCCGGCGTCGCGTCCGCGACGGTGAACACCGCCCAGCAGATCGGCGGGGCGATCGGCATCGCACTGCTCAGCAGCGTGTCCGCGGCGGCAGCGACATCCTTCGCCACCGAGTCGGGCCCGTCGGCCGATCTCGCGGAGGCCGCGGCGATCGCCGGCTTCCAGTCGGCGTTCTGGTGGGCGGCCGGCTTCTTCCTGGTCGGCGCGCTGGTGGCGGGCGTGCTGTACGAGAACCGCATCCCACGGTCGGAGCCGGGCGCGGATCCCGTTCTCGTGCACTGA
- a CDS encoding TetR/AcrR family transcriptional regulator, with amino-acid sequence MLRSDAQANLDRILIAARAVFAERGLDAKLADVAARAGVGVGTVYRRFENKEALIATLFDTRLLAVVAEARAALEYDDPFDGLVHFLEVSTRMMAGDRALRELVRVGGRPPSPATSAHLGDELRTRITEMQTQVRELTAELVARAKAAGSLRPDVEGTDLGLISYTVQSAVDFGAGDDVWRRVLGLLVDGLRIDGERARLVPPALTDDELSVALDAKFTARG; translated from the coding sequence ATGCTGCGCAGCGACGCCCAGGCGAACCTCGACCGGATCCTCATCGCCGCGCGTGCCGTCTTCGCCGAGCGGGGCCTCGATGCCAAGCTCGCCGACGTCGCCGCACGCGCCGGGGTGGGTGTGGGCACCGTCTACCGCAGGTTCGAGAACAAGGAAGCCCTCATCGCGACGCTGTTCGACACCCGACTGCTCGCGGTGGTCGCGGAGGCACGGGCGGCGCTGGAATACGACGACCCGTTCGACGGCCTCGTGCACTTCCTCGAAGTCAGCACCCGGATGATGGCCGGGGACCGGGCGCTGCGGGAACTCGTCCGCGTGGGCGGGCGGCCGCCGTCGCCCGCGACGTCCGCCCACCTCGGTGACGAACTGCGCACCCGGATCACCGAGATGCAGACCCAGGTGCGGGAATTGACCGCCGAGCTGGTCGCTCGCGCCAAGGCAGCCGGCTCCCTGCGTCCGGACGTCGAGGGCACGGACCTCGGGCTGATCTCGTACACCGTGCAGTCGGCCGTGGACTTCGGCGCCGGGGACGACGTGTGGCGGCGCGTGCTCGGGCTCCTCGTCGACGGGCTGCGGATCGACGGAGAGCGAGCGCGGTTGGTGCCGCCCGCACTCACCGACGACGAACTGTCCGTGGCGCTGGACGCGAAGTTCACCGCCCGCGGCTAG
- the dcd gene encoding dCTP deaminase gives MLLSDRDIRAEIDAGRLGLDPFDPTLVQPSSVDVRLDSLFRVFNNTRYTHIDPAQQQDELTSLVEPAAGEPFVLHPGEFVLGSTLEVCTLPDDLAGRLEGKSSLGRLGLLTHSTAGFIDPGFSGHITLELSNVANLPITLWPGMKIGQLCILRLSSAAENPYGSASVGSKYQGQRGPTPSKAYLNFARD, from the coding sequence GTGCTTCTCTCCGATCGTGACATCCGTGCCGAAATCGACGCCGGACGCCTGGGCCTCGATCCGTTCGATCCCACGCTGGTGCAGCCGTCGAGCGTGGACGTCCGGCTCGACAGTCTGTTCCGGGTCTTCAACAACACCCGCTACACCCACATCGACCCGGCGCAGCAGCAGGACGAGCTGACCAGTCTCGTCGAGCCGGCGGCGGGCGAGCCGTTCGTGCTGCACCCCGGTGAATTCGTGCTCGGGTCCACCCTCGAGGTGTGCACGCTGCCGGACGACCTGGCCGGTCGCCTGGAAGGGAAGTCCTCCCTGGGCCGGCTCGGGCTGCTCACCCACTCGACCGCCGGGTTCATCGACCCCGGCTTCAGTGGCCACATCACGCTCGAACTCTCCAACGTGGCGAACCTGCCGATCACCCTGTGGCCGGGAATGAAGATCGGCCAGCTCTGCATCCTGCGGCTGTCCAGCGCCGCGGAGAACCCGTACGGCAGCGCCTCGGTGGGCTCGAAGTACCAGGGTCAGCGCGGCCCGACCCCGTCGAAGGCGTACCTGAACTTCGCCCGCGACTGA